Proteins co-encoded in one Dysgonomonadaceae bacterium PH5-43 genomic window:
- a CDS encoding DNA polymerase-3 subunit gamma/tau (product_source=KO:K02343; cath_funfam=1.10.8.60,1.20.272.10,3.40.50.300; cog=COG2812; ko=KO:K02343; pfam=PF12169,PF13177; smart=SM00382; superfamily=47928,48019,52540; tigrfam=TIGR02397) produces MDNYIVSARKYRPSNFHSVVGQKSLTTTLKNAIQSNKLAHAYLFCGPRGVGKTTCARIFAKTINCLSPLPDGEACNECESCKAFNDNRSYNIYELDAASNNSVDDIRSLTDQVRIPPQIGKYKVYIIDEVHMLTTQAFNAFLKTLEEPPHHAVFILATTEKHKIIPTILSRCQTYDFNRISINDIVEYLEYVASSENITVEKEALNTIAQKADGGMRDALSIFDQIVSFSGGNVTYQSVLENLNVLDYEYYFKLTKEMLDGNVSNSLLIFNEILKKGFDGQLVVSGLANFIRDVLICKDAQTIQLFEVGEAVKSKYTELAQICSNEFLYEALKLSNECDLNYRISKNKRLLVEILLIRICQLNHQPLTGDDKKKIEIKPLVAPTNINTEVATATPKETKQATPNTVNIQQPEITKSSALPNKQGVITNNPLRISVKQQKTTKEEEATTKDKAEQVTFANQPFSEEDLIRAWKEYAEIEDNAHFKNTILNSAIKLEEGNNVIVSIYNEGQQEQFEEKNQIIKRFLAEKLNNNQINLITQITENKKEFTPFLSRDKFNYMVDKNPKLQNLVDGFNLRLD; encoded by the coding sequence ATGGATAATTATATAGTTTCAGCAAGAAAATACAGACCTTCGAATTTTCATTCGGTAGTAGGGCAAAAATCTTTAACTACTACTCTAAAAAATGCAATTCAAAGTAATAAGTTAGCTCACGCTTACTTGTTTTGCGGACCAAGAGGAGTCGGTAAAACTACTTGTGCTCGTATTTTTGCTAAAACTATTAATTGTTTATCTCCACTTCCCGATGGAGAGGCTTGTAACGAATGTGAATCTTGTAAAGCTTTTAACGACAACCGTTCGTACAATATCTATGAATTAGATGCTGCTTCTAATAACTCGGTCGATGATATTCGTTCGCTAACCGACCAAGTAAGAATACCTCCTCAAATAGGAAAGTATAAAGTTTATATTATTGATGAGGTGCATATGCTAACTACTCAGGCGTTTAATGCTTTCCTTAAAACATTGGAAGAACCTCCTCATCACGCTGTATTTATATTGGCTACAACAGAAAAGCATAAAATTATTCCTACTATTTTATCTCGTTGTCAGACTTACGACTTTAATCGTATAAGCATAAATGACATTGTAGAATATTTAGAATATGTTGCAAGTAGCGAAAATATTACTGTAGAAAAAGAAGCTCTTAATACTATTGCTCAAAAAGCCGATGGGGGAATGCGTGATGCGCTTTCTATATTCGACCAAATAGTTAGTTTTTCTGGAGGAAATGTTACATATCAGTCGGTGTTAGAAAACCTGAACGTTCTCGATTACGAATACTATTTCAAGCTAACGAAAGAGATGCTCGATGGCAATGTTAGCAATAGTTTACTTATATTTAATGAAATATTAAAGAAAGGATTCGACGGACAACTTGTGGTATCTGGCTTAGCAAACTTCATTCGCGATGTTTTGATTTGCAAAGATGCGCAAACAATACAACTATTCGAGGTGGGGGAAGCTGTAAAATCTAAATACACCGAACTGGCTCAAATTTGTAGTAATGAGTTTTTATACGAAGCTCTTAAATTAAGCAACGAATGCGATCTTAATTACAGAATAAGTAAAAACAAACGGCTACTCGTTGAAATACTTTTAATAAGAATATGTCAATTAAATCATCAACCACTAACGGGTGATGACAAAAAAAAAATAGAGATTAAGCCTTTAGTTGCTCCTACTAATATAAATACAGAAGTAGCAACCGCAACACCTAAGGAGACGAAACAAGCAACTCCTAATACTGTAAACATACAGCAACCTGAAATAACAAAGAGTTCTGCTCTTCCTAATAAACAAGGTGTGATTACTAATAATCCCTTGCGCATATCTGTGAAGCAACAGAAAACTACAAAAGAGGAAGAAGCTACAACTAAAGATAAGGCTGAACAAGTTACTTTTGCCAACCAACCTTTCAGCGAAGAAGATTTAATAAGAGCTTGGAAAGAATATGCAGAAATCGAAGACAATGCTCACTTCAAAAACACAATACTAAATTCAGCAATAAAGCTGGAAGAAGGGAATAATGTAATTGTTTCTATTTACAACGAAGGACAACAAGAACAGTTTGAAGAAAAAAATCAAATAATAAAACGATTCTTAGCAGAGAAGCTTAACAACAATCAGATAAACTTAATTACACAAATCACTGAAAACAAAAAAGAATTTACCCCTTTTTTAAGCAGGGATAAATTCAATTATATGGTAGATAAAAATCCTAAGTTGCAAAACTTAGTAGACGGCTTTAATCTACGGCTTGATTAA
- a CDS encoding 8-amino-7-oxononanoate synthase (product_source=KO:K00652; cath_funfam=3.40.640.10,3.90.1150.10; cog=COG0156; ko=KO:K00652; pfam=PF00155; superfamily=53383; tigrfam=TIGR00858), producing the protein MNLLDNKLRAYDAPQKAKAAGIYPYFRVIESDQDTEVVINGKKVLMFGSNAYLGLTNHPKVKEAAIEATKKYGTGMAGSRFLNGTLDIHIELEKKIAKFLGKDDAITFSTGFQVNQGVISCMTGREDYILWDELDHASIIEGHRLSFSQKLKFKHNDMESLERQLQKCEPNKVKLIVTDGVFSMEGDIANIPEIIRLAKKYDANVMVDEAHGIGMLGRQGRGAADHFGLLPDVDLIMGTFSKSLASIGGFIAGSEAVVNYLRHNARSYIFSASNTPAATAAASAALDIMINEPERIEHLWKLTDYALTQFKERGFEIGHTSTPIIPLFIRDNDKTFAITTKLFDEGIFVNPVVSPAVASADTLIRFSLMATHTFDQLDYALDKIEKSFRKAGVLDMVNQAVD; encoded by the coding sequence ATGAATCTATTAGATAATAAACTAAGAGCGTACGATGCTCCTCAAAAAGCGAAAGCAGCGGGCATTTACCCTTATTTCAGAGTTATCGAAAGTGACCAAGATACAGAAGTGGTCATTAATGGCAAAAAAGTATTAATGTTCGGTTCGAACGCTTACTTAGGCTTAACTAATCACCCCAAAGTTAAAGAGGCAGCTATTGAGGCTACAAAAAAGTACGGAACAGGAATGGCGGGAAGTCGCTTCTTGAACGGGACTCTTGATATACATATAGAACTGGAAAAGAAGATAGCAAAGTTTTTAGGAAAAGACGATGCGATTACCTTCTCTACTGGTTTTCAAGTAAATCAGGGCGTTATTTCTTGTATGACTGGGCGTGAAGATTATATCCTTTGGGACGAGTTAGATCACGCTTCAATTATTGAAGGTCATAGACTTTCTTTTTCTCAAAAGTTGAAGTTTAAGCATAATGATATGGAGTCGCTCGAACGTCAGTTGCAGAAATGTGAACCTAACAAGGTAAAACTTATTGTAACCGATGGAGTGTTTAGTATGGAAGGCGATATAGCTAATATTCCCGAAATTATTCGATTGGCTAAGAAGTACGATGCTAATGTAATGGTCGACGAAGCTCACGGTATAGGAATGTTAGGGCGTCAGGGGCGTGGAGCCGCAGATCATTTCGGTCTTCTTCCTGATGTAGACTTAATAATGGGTACTTTCAGTAAGTCGTTAGCTTCTATTGGAGGTTTTATAGCAGGTTCGGAAGCGGTTGTTAATTATTTAAGGCATAATGCTCGTTCATATATATTTAGTGCAAGTAATACTCCAGCAGCAACAGCGGCAGCGAGTGCAGCATTAGATATTATGATAAATGAGCCAGAGCGTATCGAACACTTATGGAAACTTACTGATTATGCTCTAACTCAATTTAAAGAAAGAGGTTTTGAAATAGGACATACTTCAACTCCTATAATTCCTTTGTTTATTAGAGATAACGACAAAACTTTTGCAATTACAACTAAGTTGTTCGACGAAGGTATATTTGTTAATCCAGTAGTGTCTCCTGCTGTAGCTTCAGCAGATACGTTGATACGTTTCTCTTTAATGGCAACTCATACTTTCGACCAATTAGATTACGCTCTTGATAAGATAGAAAAATCTTTCCGCAAGGCTGGAGTTTTAGATATGGTTAATCAAGCCGTAGATTAA
- a CDS encoding tRNA A37 threonylcarbamoyladenosine dehydratase (product_source=COG1179; cath_funfam=3.40.50.720; cog=COG1179; ko=KO:K22132; pfam=PF00899; superfamily=69572) translates to MLFQRTEILLGSHLMNSISQCKIILFGVGGVGGWCAECLVRTGFKNITIVDDDVVMESNINRQLPASINTLGLPKVEVLKERFLSINPDANIIALQKRYTPESSHEFNLDSFDFIIDAIDSLKDKAHLILSACNTEATLLSSMGAALKLDPTKIKTTEFWKVKGDPLARALRQHFKKCGKFPSRKFQCVYSEERLSNKIADKANGTVMHITASFGLMLASSIVQEIIKRDAQ, encoded by the coding sequence ATGTTGTTTCAAAGAACAGAAATATTACTTGGAAGTCATTTAATGAACTCTATCTCGCAATGTAAGATTATCTTATTTGGAGTTGGGGGAGTTGGGGGTTGGTGTGCCGAATGTTTAGTGCGAACTGGTTTCAAAAACATAACTATTGTTGATGATGATGTGGTTATGGAATCGAATATAAATCGACAATTGCCAGCAAGTATAAATACGTTGGGATTACCCAAAGTTGAGGTTCTAAAAGAACGGTTCCTTAGTATCAACCCCGACGCAAATATCATAGCTTTACAGAAACGATATACGCCCGAATCCTCTCACGAGTTCAACCTCGACAGTTTCGACTTCATTATTGATGCTATAGACAGCCTTAAAGATAAGGCTCACTTAATTTTATCGGCGTGCAACACAGAAGCGACACTCCTTTCGTCTATGGGTGCAGCTCTAAAATTAGATCCTACAAAGATTAAAACAACTGAGTTTTGGAAAGTTAAAGGCGATCCGTTAGCGCGTGCTTTACGCCAACACTTCAAGAAATGTGGTAAATTTCCTTCCCGAAAGTTTCAATGTGTATATTCGGAAGAAAGATTATCTAACAAAATTGCCGATAAAGCCAACGGCACTGTTATGCATATCACTGCAAGTTTCGGATTAATGCTTGCATCTTCTATAGTTCAGGAAATTATAAAAAGAGATGCTCAATAA